One genomic window of Devosia salina includes the following:
- a CDS encoding carbohydrate ABC transporter permease codes for MAQISGDNHGLRLAVRYTVLGLIALIFVFPLVFMLMSSLKPDAQLLSDTRSLRAFLPVGDISLDNYFDAFRRAPVGLFIFNSVIVTGVTVALSLLICSAAAFAFVFIDWRGRDLVLALILATLIVPFETIAIPLLLIASKLPWLGLEGLTYGWLNSYQVQIIPFVADGLTIFLFVQYFKDLPGELIEAARVEGASWWQVYRRVVMPLAGPVLATAAILKFLVMYNQYLWPLMVVQEERYRPVMVGLQYFFQLNRAWGEIMAYLSLITVPVLAFYLFLQRAFIASIASTGVKG; via the coding sequence ATGGCTCAGATTTCCGGTGACAATCATGGGCTGCGCCTGGCGGTGCGATACACGGTGCTTGGCCTGATCGCCCTGATCTTCGTGTTCCCGCTGGTCTTCATGCTGATGTCGAGCCTGAAGCCCGACGCGCAGTTGCTCAGCGACACGCGGAGCCTCCGCGCCTTCCTGCCGGTTGGCGACATCTCGCTCGACAATTATTTCGATGCGTTCCGCCGCGCCCCGGTGGGGCTCTTCATCTTCAATTCCGTCATCGTCACCGGTGTGACGGTGGCCCTGTCCCTGCTCATCTGCTCGGCCGCCGCCTTCGCCTTTGTCTTCATCGACTGGCGTGGCCGGGACCTGGTCCTGGCGTTGATCCTTGCAACCCTGATCGTGCCCTTCGAGACGATCGCCATTCCGCTGCTTTTGATTGCCTCAAAGCTCCCCTGGCTGGGGCTCGAAGGCCTCACCTATGGCTGGCTGAACTCCTACCAGGTGCAGATCATTCCCTTCGTGGCCGATGGCCTCACGATTTTCCTGTTCGTCCAATACTTCAAGGACCTGCCCGGCGAGTTGATCGAAGCGGCGCGCGTGGAAGGGGCCAGCTGGTGGCAGGTCTATCGCCGCGTCGTCATGCCCCTGGCCGGCCCGGTATTGGCGACGGCTGCCATCCTCAAGTTCCTGGTCATGTACAACCAGTATCTCTGGCCGCTCATGGTGGTTCAGGAAGAGCGCTACCGGCCGGTGATGGTCGGGTTGCAGTACTTCTTCCAGCTCAACCGCGCCTGGGGCGAGATCATGGCCTATCTCTCGCTCATCACCGTCCCGGTGCTGGCCTTCTACCTCTTCCTCCAGCGCGCCTTCATCGCCTCCATCGCCTCGACCGGCGTCAAGGGCTGA
- a CDS encoding ABC transporter ATP-binding protein, translated as MASVSLKNVRKNYGAADIIKGVDIEIADGEFCVFVGPSGCGKSTLLRMIAGLEDISGGTLSIGDRVVNDLPPKDRSIAMVFQSYAIFPHMTVRENLAFGLTIANAPKAEKDAKVAEAARILQMEHLLERRPSQLSGGQRQRVAIGRAIVRKPGVFLFDEPLSNLDAALRVDMRMELAKLHNDLGATMVYVTHDQVEAMTLADKIVVLSAGTVQQVGTPLELYHRPANIFVAGFIGSPKMNFVEVTVDALDAGAMRISSPVMRTQVLPLSGSGQKAGDTLTLGVRPHDFKPMDDGPFSGRVTLVEHLGNETIVNMELANGQHLIVALDGDTDCSLGQTLSVGFTAEKAALFDQAGERITG; from the coding sequence ATGGCCAGCGTATCCCTCAAAAATGTCCGCAAGAATTATGGCGCCGCCGATATCATCAAGGGTGTCGACATCGAGATCGCCGACGGCGAGTTCTGCGTCTTTGTCGGGCCCTCGGGCTGCGGCAAGTCAACGCTCCTGCGCATGATCGCGGGGCTGGAAGACATCAGCGGGGGTACGCTGAGCATTGGCGACCGCGTGGTCAACGACCTGCCACCCAAGGACCGCAGCATTGCCATGGTGTTCCAGTCCTACGCCATTTTCCCGCACATGACCGTGCGCGAGAACCTGGCCTTCGGATTGACCATCGCCAATGCGCCCAAGGCCGAGAAGGACGCCAAGGTCGCCGAGGCCGCCCGCATCCTGCAGATGGAGCACCTGCTGGAACGCCGCCCGAGCCAGCTTTCGGGCGGACAGCGCCAGCGCGTGGCGATCGGCCGCGCCATTGTCCGCAAACCCGGGGTCTTCCTGTTCGACGAACCCCTTTCCAATCTCGATGCGGCGCTGCGTGTCGACATGCGGATGGAACTGGCCAAGCTGCACAACGACCTCGGGGCAACCATGGTCTATGTGACGCATGACCAGGTCGAGGCGATGACGCTGGCCGACAAGATCGTGGTGCTGAGTGCCGGCACCGTGCAACAGGTGGGCACCCCGCTCGAGCTCTATCACCGCCCGGCCAATATCTTCGTCGCCGGCTTCATCGGTTCGCCCAAGATGAATTTTGTCGAGGTGACGGTCGATGCCCTCGATGCCGGTGCCATGCGGATTTCCAGCCCGGTGATGCGGACGCAGGTGCTTCCCCTCTCCGGCTCGGGGCAGAAGGCCGGCGACACGCTCACCCTGGGCGTGCGTCCCCATGACTTCAAGCCAATGGACGACGGCCCCTTCTCCGGCAGGGTGACGCTGGTCGAGCATCTCGGTAACGAGACCATCGTCAACATGGAACTGGCCAATGGGCAGCATCTGATCGTGGCGCTGGATGGCGATACGGACTGCAGCCTCGGTCAGACGCTTTCGGTCGGCTTCACGGCGGAAAAGGCGGCGCTCTTCGATCAGGCCGGCGAACGCATCACGGGCTGA
- a CDS encoding Na/Pi cotransporter family protein translates to MYFIIVQLIAAIVLLLWAVRMVRTAVERAYAAELKRTLGRAERSRIGASVIGMVLAIALQSSTAVAALAASFASGGLMSVATGLALMLGAYLGSAFVASILSFDLSLLTAPLIIIGGLLFLRGNARRTKQVGRLVLGIAFVLLSLEMVSEATAPWRDSDMLAVVITYLRGDLWTSFAVAALITWASYSSVASVLVIITFGTTGVIPIEIAAAFLLGANLGGTLIAFGMTRGADIRARRIAAGALALRGGAALVCLVLFQLFQLHQSGLPGTVGQQASLLHILFNLGVLIIGLPLVRPVEALMTLIIREAPIAGQSDIARLRQTALAIDPNGNIDASLASATRELLRMSEMVEVMLQPVMEIVRSGDKAAIRRVKDLEPEVDGANRAIKLFLTRLDWDRMDPDQARRASDLSTFAIGLEQAGDIVARQLLRVADQKSERRIAFSQQGWQELTDLHARVLANMQLALNVLVSEDAESARQLVAEKDEVGLMERRSMERHFARLRAGDPNSFETSELHLETMHALRRINSLLTGIAYSILSEQGELLPSKLVADKA, encoded by the coding sequence ATGTATTTCATCATCGTCCAGCTGATCGCCGCCATTGTCCTGTTGCTCTGGGCGGTGCGCATGGTGCGAACCGCAGTCGAGCGCGCCTATGCTGCCGAGCTCAAGCGGACGCTTGGACGCGCCGAGCGCAGCCGCATCGGCGCCTCGGTCATCGGCATGGTGCTGGCGATCGCGCTGCAGAGTTCCACCGCCGTTGCCGCCCTTGCGGCAAGCTTTGCCAGCGGTGGCCTGATGTCCGTGGCCACGGGCCTGGCGCTCATGCTGGGCGCCTATCTCGGCTCGGCCTTCGTCGCCAGCATCCTCTCCTTCGATCTATCCCTGCTGACGGCGCCATTGATCATCATCGGGGGCCTGCTCTTCCTGCGCGGCAATGCCCGGCGCACCAAGCAGGTGGGGCGGTTGGTGCTGGGCATCGCCTTCGTGCTGCTGTCGCTTGAAATGGTCTCCGAGGCCACCGCGCCCTGGCGCGACAGTGACATGCTGGCAGTCGTCATCACCTATCTGCGGGGTGATCTCTGGACCAGTTTCGCCGTGGCGGCGCTCATCACCTGGGCGTCCTATTCCTCGGTCGCCAGCGTGCTGGTCATCATCACCTTCGGCACCACGGGCGTGATCCCCATCGAGATCGCGGCCGCCTTCCTGCTCGGTGCCAATCTGGGTGGTACGCTGATCGCCTTCGGCATGACGCGCGGCGCCGATATCAGGGCGCGTCGCATCGCGGCAGGTGCCCTGGCCCTGAGGGGCGGGGCGGCGCTGGTCTGTCTGGTGCTGTTCCAGTTGTTCCAGCTTCACCAGTCCGGCCTCCCCGGCACGGTGGGCCAGCAGGCCAGCCTGCTGCACATCCTGTTCAACCTGGGTGTCCTGATCATCGGCCTGCCGCTGGTGCGGCCGGTAGAAGCGCTGATGACCCTGATCATCCGTGAGGCACCCATTGCCGGACAGTCCGACATCGCCCGTCTGCGCCAAACGGCGCTGGCGATCGACCCCAACGGCAATATCGACGCGTCCCTGGCCAGCGCCACGCGCGAATTGCTGCGCATGAGCGAAATGGTCGAGGTGATGCTGCAGCCGGTCATGGAGATCGTGCGCAGCGGAGACAAGGCGGCGATCCGCCGGGTGAAGGATCTGGAGCCCGAAGTGGATGGCGCCAACCGCGCCATCAAGCTCTTCCTGACGCGCCTTGACTGGGATCGCATGGATCCCGATCAGGCGCGCCGCGCCTCCGATCTCAGCACCTTTGCCATCGGTCTCGAACAGGCCGGCGACATCGTGGCGCGCCAGCTCCTGCGCGTTGCCGACCAGAAGTCGGAGCGGCGTATCGCCTTCTCCCAGCAGGGCTGGCAGGAACTGACCGATTTGCACGCAAGGGTGCTCGCCAACATGCAGCTCGCGCTCAACGTGCTGGTCTCAGAGGATGCCGAATCGGCCCGCCAGCTCGTCGCCGAAAAGGACGAAGTGGGCCTGATGGAGCGGCGCAGCATGGAACGGCACTTCGCCCGACTGCGCGCCGGCGATCCCAACAGCTTCGAAACTAGCGAACTGCACCTCGAAACCATGCACGCCCTGCGTCGCATCAACTCGCTGCTGACCGGAATTGCCTATTCCATCCTGAGCGAGCAGGGCGAACTGCTGCCAAGCAAGCTGGTGGCCGACAAGGCTTGA
- the ugpA gene encoding sn-glycerol-3-phosphate ABC transporter permease UgpA, whose amino-acid sequence MQTKRTVFTNKGLPYALLFPQLAITGIFFIWPAGQAIWQSFLRQDAFGLRTSFVGLANFQDLFHNSEYLNSIWVTVVFATSVTLLSMGLSLALAVAADRMIRSRNAYTTFLVWPYAVAPVVAGVLWWFMFNPSIGVLTYLLDHLNYNWNHSLSKTDAMLLVIFASSWKQISYNFLFFLAGLQSIPASLSEAAAIDGAGPVKRFFTILLPLLSPTTFFLLVVNITYAMFDTFGIIHATTSGGPAQATNVLVYKVYEDGFIGLNLGSSAAQSVMLMAVVLTLTVIQFRYIERRVEY is encoded by the coding sequence ATGCAAACCAAAAGAACCGTCTTTACGAACAAGGGACTTCCCTATGCCCTGCTGTTTCCGCAGCTGGCGATCACCGGGATCTTCTTTATCTGGCCCGCCGGGCAGGCCATCTGGCAATCGTTCCTGCGGCAGGACGCCTTTGGCTTGCGAACCAGTTTCGTCGGCCTGGCCAACTTCCAGGACCTGTTCCACAATTCCGAATACCTGAACTCGATCTGGGTAACGGTGGTCTTTGCCACCAGCGTGACGCTGCTATCGATGGGGCTGTCGCTTGCGCTGGCGGTTGCGGCAGACCGCATGATCCGTTCCCGCAATGCCTATACCACCTTCCTCGTCTGGCCCTATGCGGTGGCTCCCGTGGTCGCTGGCGTGCTCTGGTGGTTCATGTTCAACCCGTCCATCGGCGTGCTGACCTATCTTCTGGATCACCTGAACTACAACTGGAACCACTCGCTCTCGAAGACCGATGCGATGCTGCTGGTCATCTTCGCGTCCAGCTGGAAGCAGATTTCCTACAATTTCCTGTTCTTCCTCGCAGGCCTTCAGTCCATCCCGGCATCCCTTTCCGAAGCGGCCGCGATCGACGGCGCCGGACCGGTGAAGCGGTTCTTCACCATCCTGCTGCCCCTGCTGTCGCCAACGACCTTCTTCCTGTTGGTCGTGAACATCACCTACGCCATGTTCGACACCTTCGGCATCATCCACGCCACCACCTCGGGTGGACCGGCCCAGGCCACCAATGTGCTGGTCTACAAGGTCTATGAGGATGGCTTCATCGGCCTCAATCTGGGGTCCTCCGCCGCCCAGTCCGTCATGCTCATGGCGGTCGTGCTCACCCTCACCGTCATTCAGTTCCGCTATATCGAGCGGCGCGTGGAGTACTAG
- the ugpB gene encoding sn-glycerol-3-phosphate ABC transporter substrate-binding protein UgpB: MSKNTLCLSVALATLLSASPAMAQTEIAWWHAMGGELGAKLEEIVAGYNASQSDYVVTPVYKGSYDETMTAAIAAFRAGEQPAIVQVYEVGTGTMMAAKGATYPVYQLMADMGEDFNQDTYLPAVVGYYTDTEGNMLSMPFNSSTPILYYNKDAFEAAGLDPNTPPKTWGELEEFSRKIMDSGAAKCGFTSGWISWVQLENLSAWHNQPIGTLENGFGGLGSELTVNGPVQTKHWENLKKWQDEGLFQYGGPGGGGDAPPKFYSGECAMYMNSSASRAGVLANAKDFEVGFGMLPYYDDVEGAPQNSIIGGATLWVLQGRDEAEYKAVADFFTYLSSPEVQADWHQFSGYLPITQAAYELGQEQGYYESTPGSDVAIKQITLNEPTENSKGLRFGNYVQIRTIIDEEFQQLLSGDKTAQEALDAVVSRGNELIRDFESANS; the protein is encoded by the coding sequence ATGTCCAAGAACACTTTGTGTCTGTCCGTTGCGCTGGCCACCCTGCTGTCGGCAAGTCCGGCCATGGCCCAGACCGAAATTGCCTGGTGGCACGCCATGGGTGGCGAGCTGGGTGCCAAGCTCGAGGAAATCGTCGCCGGCTACAATGCCAGCCAGTCCGACTATGTCGTCACCCCCGTCTACAAGGGTAGCTACGACGAAACCATGACCGCCGCCATCGCGGCTTTCCGCGCCGGCGAGCAGCCCGCAATCGTGCAGGTCTATGAAGTGGGCACCGGCACCATGATGGCCGCCAAGGGCGCGACCTACCCGGTCTATCAGCTGATGGCCGACATGGGCGAGGACTTCAATCAGGACACCTATCTGCCGGCCGTCGTTGGCTATTACACCGACACCGAGGGCAACATGCTCTCGATGCCGTTCAACTCCTCGACGCCGATCCTTTATTACAACAAGGACGCGTTCGAGGCTGCGGGCCTCGACCCGAATACCCCGCCCAAGACCTGGGGTGAGCTCGAAGAGTTCTCCCGCAAGATCATGGATTCGGGCGCCGCGAAATGCGGCTTCACCTCCGGGTGGATTTCCTGGGTTCAGCTCGAAAATCTCTCGGCCTGGCACAACCAGCCCATCGGTACGCTGGAGAACGGCTTTGGGGGCCTGGGTTCCGAGCTGACCGTCAATGGTCCGGTGCAGACCAAGCACTGGGAAAACCTGAAGAAATGGCAGGACGAGGGCCTGTTCCAGTATGGTGGCCCGGGTGGTGGCGGTGACGCTCCGCCGAAGTTCTATTCGGGCGAATGCGCCATGTATATGAACTCGTCGGCCTCCCGCGCCGGCGTCCTGGCCAATGCCAAGGATTTCGAGGTCGGCTTCGGCATGCTGCCCTATTACGACGATGTCGAAGGGGCACCGCAGAACTCGATCATCGGTGGCGCCACGCTCTGGGTGCTGCAGGGCCGCGATGAAGCCGAATACAAGGCCGTGGCGGACTTCTTCACCTATCTCTCCTCGCCAGAGGTCCAGGCGGACTGGCACCAGTTCTCCGGCTATCTGCCGATCACCCAGGCCGCTTACGAACTGGGCCAGGAGCAGGGCTACTACGAATCCACCCCCGGATCGGACGTCGCCATCAAGCAGATCACGCTCAATGAGCCGACCGAGAACTCCAAGGGCCTGCGCTTCGGCAACTACGTGCAGATCCGCACCATCATCGACGAAGAGTTCCAGCAGCTCCTGTCGGGCGACAAGACCGCCCAGGAAGCCCTGGATGCCGTGGTCTCGCGCGGCAATGAGCTGATCCGCGACTTCGAATCCGCCAACAGCTAA
- a CDS encoding carbohydrate ABC transporter permease, with protein sequence MASKFTRSNSTGWMMAGPAAALMALFIVLPFIFAIGLSFTNQRLISPNPTQFVGLSNYSQLLGVGLLTLEPERDDAGAIVREADGSPAYPALRGYTRNNEDYPQLDGMREWFSVSLGDSRTYVLARDVVFMKAVVNTVIFVLVVAPVQGGLALVLALLINQRLRGINVFRAIYFMPVVVSIVVVSLLWRFIYDGQSGLLNNLLGALTFGAFPRIDWLGNPSTALGAIIAMSIWQAVGFHMVIWLSGLQTISPSLYEAAAIEGASKWQTFRYVTWPGLRNTAVLVLIVITMQAFALFAQIDVMTSGGPLDSTQTIVFQAVERGYGKQDISGGSTISVILFVFVLAISLLQRWLTREKK encoded by the coding sequence ATGGCCTCCAAGTTCACACGCTCCAATTCCACCGGCTGGATGATGGCCGGGCCTGCGGCCGCGCTGATGGCGCTGTTCATCGTGCTGCCCTTCATCTTCGCGATCGGCCTGAGCTTCACCAATCAGCGACTGATCTCGCCCAATCCCACCCAGTTCGTGGGCCTGAGCAACTATTCCCAGCTGCTGGGCGTGGGCTTGCTGACGCTGGAGCCGGAGCGGGACGACGCCGGAGCCATTGTGCGCGAGGCGGATGGCTCGCCCGCCTACCCCGCCCTGCGCGGCTATACCCGCAACAATGAGGACTATCCGCAGCTCGACGGCATGCGCGAGTGGTTCAGCGTCTCGCTCGGCGACAGCCGCACCTATGTGTTGGCGCGAGACGTGGTGTTCATGAAAGCGGTGGTCAACACCGTTATCTTCGTGCTCGTCGTGGCGCCGGTCCAGGGCGGGCTGGCTCTGGTCCTGGCGCTGCTGATCAATCAGAGGCTGCGCGGCATCAATGTCTTTCGCGCCATCTATTTCATGCCGGTCGTGGTCTCGATCGTGGTGGTGTCGCTCTTGTGGCGGTTCATCTATGACGGCCAGAGCGGCCTGCTGAACAATCTATTGGGTGCCCTGACATTCGGCGCCTTCCCGCGCATCGACTGGCTGGGAAATCCCAGCACGGCCCTTGGCGCGATCATCGCCATGTCGATCTGGCAGGCGGTGGGCTTTCACATGGTCATCTGGCTTTCCGGCCTGCAGACGATCAGCCCGTCTCTTTACGAGGCCGCGGCCATCGAGGGCGCCAGCAAGTGGCAAACCTTCCGCTATGTGACCTGGCCGGGCCTGCGCAATACAGCGGTATTGGTGCTGATCGTCATCACCATGCAGGCCTTTGCCCTGTTCGCGCAGATCGACGTGATGACCAGCGGCGGGCCGCTCGACTCCACCCAGACCATCGTGTTCCAGGCCGTCGAGCGCGGCTATGGCAAGCAGGATATCTCCGGCGGCTCGACCATCTCGGTGATCCTCTTCGTGTTCGTTCTGGCCATTTCGCTGCTGCAGCGCTGGCTCACCCGGGAGAAAAAGTGA